The Gloeocapsopsis sp. IPPAS B-1203 DNA segment GGTACTTTAGTGCGTACGCTTAACGGTCATACTGATGATGTGAAATCTGTTGCTATCAGCCCAAATGGTGAGTTAGTTGCAAGTGCGGGTGTCGATCAGACGATCAGGTTTTGGGTCCAAACAGGGAAAGAATTACAAAAGATACAGAATACGGACAGTGTAGAGGCGATCGCCTTCAGCCCTGATGGAAAAACCTTAGCCAGTGGCAACAATGATGGCACAATTAAAGTCTGGCAACTCAACACTCAACAAGAAAGTGTCAGCGCAAATCTGTTACGCACTTTAGCAGGGCATTCCCAAAGAGTATTATCTGTTGCCTTTAGTCCAAATGGGCGTTTTTTAGCTAGTGGTAGTGCCGATAAAACAATCAAGTTGTGGCAAGCTGACGATTGTAGAGTTTTGCATACTTTGGTAGGACATTCAGGAAACGTTACATCGGTCGCATTTCAGCCGGATAATCAGACTTTAGCAAGTGGTAGTACAGACCACACAATTAAACTTTGGCATCCTGCTACAGGTGAACTCTGGAGTAATCTTACAGGACACACTAAACCTGTTTGGTCACTTGGCTTTAGTCCTGACAATCAAATAGTAAGTGGTAGTGGGGACGAAACAATCAAAATTTGGTCTATTTCGCGCTAAATTGCCGTTCAAAAGCTACTTGCTAGACGCGATTAAACTGTTCAAAGAATTAAAATTAGTTATTTCCGGAATTTTCTTTCTCAAGTTGAAGAGTAATCTTAGTGAAGTATTCACTTACACTCAACACTTGTAAAACACACAATTGAATTGATTTTAATCAATATTTAGTGTGCTTTGTAGAGGACATTTATCCGAGACGAAAACTTACATAAGTTCTTAGTTAAATAGGAATTGTAACTGCATTTCTAAAACTGCTTTTTTAAAGCTATTAGTCTTGAATAGCTGTAATTTCCTCGTGCAAATAAGTTAGATGTTTTGTGAATGCTTTGTCATCAAATTAGTTAAAAAGAGATGAAACAATGAACAAAATGAATGGTAATATCATCATTTCTTGGAATAACATTTATTTAGAAGCTGTGCGCAGACTGGGCGGCGCGCCTGGTCCACTTTCCCGAATGGGAGCAATGATGCACATTGCAATGTTTGATGCAATCAATATTCTTTGTGACGGTTCATACGAGCAATATACTAAGTCCGATATCAAAAAAATAGAGGGTGCAGATCCCATAATGAGTGCAGCATATGCCGCACGGAAAGTTTTGCTAGAAACGATTAAGGAACTAATTGAACAAACTGTAAAGAATCAAGGCGGAGTACCGAGTCCTTTTGCTGCGTATCAAGTCAATACAGGTTTCGATGCTGATTCATTTTTGCGCGATTGCATGACGCCCTTTAATATGTCTTTGAGCGCAGCAAATTGCGATCCTTCTCGTCAATTTGGTGAAGCAGTTGCCGAGGCAATTCTAAACGAACGCAAAGCCGATGGTTCTCAAAATCCGCCAGATTCACCTATGTTGTGCAATGGTTCTGGAGATACAGATACTGTTCCTAAGTGTTTTGGTTATGAGGCTGGTGATTGGCGGGAAACTGGTTCAGGATCAGCCGTGACGCCACAGTGGGGTAAAGTCAAATCGATGGGGAGGTGGAAATCCATTGATGAATTTTTACCAACGACAGCGTTGAACATCAAAGAGTTTGACACCTATGAAAAATTACTGAAAAGCCGCGATTACGTAGGTCAATTTGATGAAGTAAGGCGGCTGGGTGAAGCGCATTCAACGGAACGGACGCGTGAGGAAACGGAAATAGCGTTTTTCTGGGCTAATGACCTTGATGGTACTTACAAGCCTCCTGGTCAACTATACGTGATTACACAGATTGTCGCTAAGCAAGAAGGTACTGTTCAAGATTTATTAGAAACTGCACGACTTTTTGCGCTGGTTGGAATTGCCATGGCGGATGCGGGGATTGTGGCTTGGTATGTGAAGTATCTATTTCCGAATGAAGAGTGCCCAATTCGTTTGTGGCGTCCTGAATCTGCGATCCGAGAAGCCGATCGCGATCGCAACCGCAATACTTTGCTAGATCCTAATTGGCAACCACTTTCAGCAATGGTTGATGGTACACGATTTTCACCCGCTTTTCCCGCGTATATTTCTGGTCATGCGACCTTTGGTGCTGCCCATGCAACGATGATGCGACTTTATTATGGACGCGATTCAATTGCTTTTACGGCAACAACTGAAGATCCTCATGCTTTACGTGACGAGAATGGCATCAAGCTAACTCGTCGGTTCACCAGCTTTACCGAAGCAGCAAGAGAAAATGGTCGCAGCCGCGTTTATCTTGGCGTCCATTACCAATGGGATGCGGAAGGTGGATTTGAATCGGGTTCTAAAGTTGCTGAACACGCTTTTAAAACAGTATTAAAACGGCAAGCTGAACATTACCAAAAGACTGTGACTACGAAAACCACCAATGAACCTGTAACAGCGTAGTCATTAGCATTGGCACTAGCTGCAATGGTTTATTTCGCCCGCAGTTTTGGCTGTGGGCTTGTCTTAGCTTGAAAAGCGATCGCGGCGATGACTACTTCAGTGCCTTTTTCACTAAGCTTGAAATCTGAGAAGGGCGATCGGCAACGGGAACTTTAGCTTCTTTAAATGCCGTCAGTTTACTTTGGGTAGTCCCAATATTGACACCGCGACCAACAACCGCAGCGAGAGTTCCTGTGTGTCCCCAGTGTTTACCAGGCGGGGCATTTCTCCCAGCAATGTAAGCAATTACGGGTTTATCTATCGTTTCTGCAATGTAGCGGGCAGCAGTTTCTTCGCTATTTCCTCCAGTTTCTCCAACTAAAACAATTGCCTGCGTGCTGTCATCTTCATCTAAAATTTGCAGCCATTGCAAGAAAGAAGATCCTGTGATTGCATCACTACCAATGCTGACACCGATTGACTGTCCTAAACCTGCTTTGGTTAATTCTGAAGCAATTTCATAAGTAAGAGTACTGCTACGGCTAACGATTCCTACAGATCCAGGAGTATAAAATTCACTCGCATGAGTTCCTAATAGAATCTTTCCTGGAACAATAATTCCAGGACTGTTTGGTCCGACAACCAAGGTTTCTGTTGCTTCTGCTTTGCGCAGAAGATGCACCATATCAAGAGGGGGAACTCCCGCAGGGATAATAATAATTTGGCGAATACCTGCAGCGATCGCTTCTAAAGCTGCATCGAGTGCTTGATAGGGAGACACTAGAATAATTGTGGTGTCAATCACCCCAAATTCTGACACTGCTTGTTCTACTAGATCAAACACAGGAATTTCATCAAGCGTTTCCCCACTTTGCCCAGGACTGATCGCCGCAATGACATTTGTGCCATAAGCTTTCATGTGGGCGGCGTGTGTTGCCATCAGTGGTTCGCAATAGCCCTGAATTACAACTTTACTTTCTGGGGTTAGTTTCATCTTCTTCTTCCAGAGGACTTCGCAAGGCGCGATGCTTGCGCTATAGCTTCATCTAAACTGTTAACGAGTGGAACTTGCACTGTGGCAAGTTGCTCTTTTGCAGAGTCAAAATCTGCACCTGCAAACCGCACAATAACGCGAGGTGAGTATGTTTGAGTACGAGATTTGTTAGTCGTCATCCGTTCTCGACGTTGTACGAAACTGACAATAACTTGCGCTAGTTCTGTGGGTGTCGGAACTGTGCCAAGAATATTGACTAAGACGACTTGAATATTTTTCTGTTCGCTCAAAAATTCTAGTCCTTGCTGCAGGCGATCCTTAAAGCTTGGTGTTGTTGAGTTCCAACTTCTGCCATGTCCAATGTTGAGACAACTTGCTGGCTGACTTCCTGCATCTGTGAGTAAATCCATTGTTGCCATGACTAAACCAGCGCCGTTACCCAAAACTGCAATGTTACCTGAGGGTTCTACTTCGTCCCAAGTTCCTAACTCTAGCGAATACTTGCGTCTCTTCTCACGCTGTGCCATTTTCTCTGCCATCGCTGCGACATCAGGATGACGCGCGATCGCGCGATCGTTCACGGTGACTTTGCCATCGAGTGCCATCAGTTCGCCGGTTGAACTGACACCAAGAGGATTAATTTCTACTAAATCTAAATCTTTCTGCACAAACAACTGATACATTTTCTCGATGATGCCACTGACTGTTTGAATCAACGGTCCTTGTAGACCCATTTTGATTGTTAAACGTCGCGCATAAAATGGAGAAAATTCTTGCTCAACAACAACTTGTTGTAAAAGTTCGGGTGCTGATTCAACATCAATCCCACCTTGCACAGATCCTAAAAGTAGCGGTCGATGTGCTGCTGCATCCAAGACTACGGCTAAATAAAACTCCTGATCAGCATCATATTTTGCTTCGGCTAGCAATACTTCAGGTAACTCCCCCAAAATTGATAGGTGAAAGATAGTTTGCGCAGCAGCGATCGCATCAATTGTATTTGTGACAAATCTAACTCCCCCAGCCCTTCCTCTCCCACCAACACGTACTTGTGACTTGAGTACCACTGGATAAGGAATCTTTAGCCGCTTAATATCTCCAGGACGGTCAATACGTTGTGATGGCAAGACAGGTATGCCCATCTCCCGAAACCATTCTTTTGCTTGATACTCTAATACATCCATGTTTTAGCTTGCAGCACTTAGACTTATGAAGGGTTAGGAGTTAGGGAACGCGCTTCGTAGACCTTCGGTTGGAAAGTTAGTGAAATACTGATTCATACTTTAACGTATCGTCTGAAACCTATTTGTTATAGCTGATAACTAAATTACTCAAAGCAATTTCAACTCGCATAAATTATACAACTTCCTATTCTTCCCTAAATGCACCATTTTGCCATTCTTTTGCTACCAGATTTATACCATAGAAGTGCTGCCAAAATTTGTCTACTATTTTGATTGGCAATACTTTAGTCATTAAGAATAGCAGGATTCTGCCACCCGTAGCGGCGATGTAACGCGGACGTGGGTTAGGTGCGCTTAAGGCTTTGATAATGACTTTAGCAACGCGTTCTGATGTCCAAGCTTGGCTGCTTGTTTGTTTTTCTAAGTCTTTAAGCTTAGCAAATGCCGCACGATAGGGGCTTTTTTCTGGTGCAACAATACTTTTCTCTACCGCTTGGGCTGCTGCTGCAAAAAAGTTAGTACTGACAGGTCCTGGTTCAATGACACAGACTTTAATATTGAACGGTTCGAGTTCCATCCGCAAAGCATCACTCACTCCTTCCAAAGCAAATTTAGAGGAACTATATAAACCTCCAAAAGGGAACGCTAGTCTACCTCCTAGTGAACTAATATTGATAATTCTGCCGCCACCTTGGTGCCGCATTTGCGGTATAACAGCACGAATCAGCGCTAGTGGTCCAATGATGTTGACTTGAAATTGCCTTTGAATTGCTGCTGTGGGAATTAATTCTACAGGTCCCATTTGTCCGTAACCGGCATTATTGACTAAAGCGTCAATGCGACCAAAGTGCGCGATCGCTTTTTGAGCAAGTGCTTCTACCTGCTCAATATTCTCTAAGTCACAGGAAACGACTAACACTTCGGCTCCAGCTTTCCGGCAAAGTGTTGCCAGGGTTTCGAGTTTTTCAATATTACGAGCTGCGATAACTAACCGAATTCCCATAAATCGTTGCGCTAAAAGTTGCGCCAGCGCTGCACCAATTCCACTTGATGCACCAGTAATAACTACTACTTGTTCTGATAAAGGCATAGTCGATTTAAATTTTATTTTGAATGTAAAGTCGTATTACTACTCAAATTCTTTTAATAACTCAGGAATGATTTTAAAATTTTGATACTAACTCTGTCTTATCTCTGAAGTGAGAAGTTAAAGACTTTATTTACATCCATAACATCAAGACTTACAAGTGATAATCTGAAAAAATCAGTGATTAAAAGACAAAGATGCCGCCACTTTTAAACAATCGCTATCTGATAATTAGCTCTCTAGGAAGCGGTGGTTTTGGTAATACTTTCTTAGTAGAAGACACTCATATGCCTTCTAGGCGTCGCTGCGTGCTCAAGCAACTGAAACCCATTAGTAACAGTCCTCAAGTTTACCAAATGGTTCAAGAGCTTTTTTGGCAAGAGGCTGCCATATTGGAAACCCTGGGCGAGCAGCACAATCAAATTCCTAAATTGTATGCCTACTTTGCAGAAGCAGGTTATTTTTACTTAGTCCAAGAACTCATCGAAGGGACAACTCTAGAGCAAAAAGTCCAAGCAGAAGGATTACTTCCCGAAAATTTAGTTAAGGACATCGTAGCGAGTGTTTTAGCTGTACTAGAGGTCATTCATGCCAGAAAAATTATTCACAGAGACATCAAGCCTGCCAATATTATGTGGCGT contains these protein-coding regions:
- a CDS encoding WD40 repeat domain-containing protein — protein: MQIKPFFSKTSVALAIATTAIVAGLSYKILSQSNDTTIASSSIQVRTLKGHSVWVYTTAISPDGRILASGSYDGTIKVWNLDTGDLIYSIKGHADAVRSLAISPNNQILVSGSWDNRVKLWNLQSGTLVRTLNGHTDDVKSVAISPNGELVASAGVDQTIRFWVQTGKELQKIQNTDSVEAIAFSPDGKTLASGNNDGTIKVWQLNTQQESVSANLLRTLAGHSQRVLSVAFSPNGRFLASGSADKTIKLWQADDCRVLHTLVGHSGNVTSVAFQPDNQTLASGSTDHTIKLWHPATGELWSNLTGHTKPVWSLGFSPDNQIVSGSGDETIKIWSISR
- a CDS encoding vanadium-dependent haloperoxidase — protein: MNKMNGNIIISWNNIYLEAVRRLGGAPGPLSRMGAMMHIAMFDAINILCDGSYEQYTKSDIKKIEGADPIMSAAYAARKVLLETIKELIEQTVKNQGGVPSPFAAYQVNTGFDADSFLRDCMTPFNMSLSAANCDPSRQFGEAVAEAILNERKADGSQNPPDSPMLCNGSGDTDTVPKCFGYEAGDWRETGSGSAVTPQWGKVKSMGRWKSIDEFLPTTALNIKEFDTYEKLLKSRDYVGQFDEVRRLGEAHSTERTREETEIAFFWANDLDGTYKPPGQLYVITQIVAKQEGTVQDLLETARLFALVGIAMADAGIVAWYVKYLFPNEECPIRLWRPESAIREADRDRNRNTLLDPNWQPLSAMVDGTRFSPAFPAYISGHATFGAAHATMMRLYYGRDSIAFTATTEDPHALRDENGIKLTRRFTSFTEAARENGRSRVYLGVHYQWDAEGGFESGSKVAEHAFKTVLKRQAEHYQKTVTTKTTNEPVTA
- a CDS encoding CoA-binding protein is translated as MKLTPESKVVIQGYCEPLMATHAAHMKAYGTNVIAAISPGQSGETLDEIPVFDLVEQAVSEFGVIDTTIILVSPYQALDAALEAIAAGIRQIIIIPAGVPPLDMVHLLRKAEATETLVVGPNSPGIIVPGKILLGTHASEFYTPGSVGIVSRSSTLTYEIASELTKAGLGQSIGVSIGSDAITGSSFLQWLQILDEDDSTQAIVLVGETGGNSEETAARYIAETIDKPVIAYIAGRNAPPGKHWGHTGTLAAVVGRGVNIGTTQSKLTAFKEAKVPVADRPSQISSLVKKALK
- a CDS encoding succinate--CoA ligase subunit beta, yielding MDVLEYQAKEWFREMGIPVLPSQRIDRPGDIKRLKIPYPVVLKSQVRVGGRGRAGGVRFVTNTIDAIAAAQTIFHLSILGELPEVLLAEAKYDADQEFYLAVVLDAAAHRPLLLGSVQGGIDVESAPELLQQVVVEQEFSPFYARRLTIKMGLQGPLIQTVSGIIEKMYQLFVQKDLDLVEINPLGVSSTGELMALDGKVTVNDRAIARHPDVAAMAEKMAQREKRRKYSLELGTWDEVEPSGNIAVLGNGAGLVMATMDLLTDAGSQPASCLNIGHGRSWNSTTPSFKDRLQQGLEFLSEQKNIQVVLVNILGTVPTPTELAQVIVSFVQRRERMTTNKSRTQTYSPRVIVRFAGADFDSAKEQLATVQVPLVNSLDEAIAQASRLAKSSGRRR
- a CDS encoding SDR family oxidoreductase, whose protein sequence is MPLSEQVVVITGASSGIGAALAQLLAQRFMGIRLVIAARNIEKLETLATLCRKAGAEVLVVSCDLENIEQVEALAQKAIAHFGRIDALVNNAGYGQMGPVELIPTAAIQRQFQVNIIGPLALIRAVIPQMRHQGGGRIINISSLGGRLAFPFGGLYSSSKFALEGVSDALRMELEPFNIKVCVIEPGPVSTNFFAAAAQAVEKSIVAPEKSPYRAAFAKLKDLEKQTSSQAWTSERVAKVIIKALSAPNPRPRYIAATGGRILLFLMTKVLPIKIVDKFWQHFYGINLVAKEWQNGAFREE